Proteins from one Rosa chinensis cultivar Old Blush chromosome 7, RchiOBHm-V2, whole genome shotgun sequence genomic window:
- the LOC112176882 gene encoding LOW QUALITY PROTEIN: 6-phosphogluconate dehydrogenase, decarboxylating 3, chloroplastic-like (The sequence of the model RefSeq protein was modified relative to this genomic sequence to represent the inferred CDS: inserted 1 base in 1 codon): MEASPALSRIGLAGLAVMGQNLALNIAEKGFPISVYNRTTSKVDETVDRAVNEGNLPLSGQYTPKDFVLSLQRPRSVIILVKAGAPVDQTIAALSAYMEPGDAIIDGGNEWYENTERRIHEASAKGLLYLGMGVSGGEEGARHGPSLMPGGSHQAYSNVQDILHKVAAQVEDGPCVTYIGQGGSGNFVKMVHNGIEYGDMQLISEAYDVLKNIGGLSNSELAEIFDEWNXGELESFLVEITADIFKVKDDLADGFLVDKLLDKTGMKGTGKWTVQQAAELSVAAPTIAASLDCRYLSGLKEERESAEEALKQAGFKEEIGNVTSGIDKKRLIDDVRQALYASKICSYAQGMNLLRAKSMEKGWNLNLGELARIWKGGCIIRAVFLDRIKNAYQRNQGLPNLVVDPDFAKEMVQRQAAWRRVVGLAVAAGISTPGMCASLSYFDTYRRARLPANLVQAQRDLFGAHTYERVDRPGSFHTEWTKLAQKSSGVGVLN; the protein is encoded by the exons aTGGAGGCTTCCCCTGCTCTCTCCCGCATCGGCCTGGCCGGCCTGGCCGTCATGGGCCAGAACCTCGCCCTCAACATCGCCGAGAAAGGCTTCCCCATCTCCGTCtacaaccgcaccacctccaaGGTCGACGAGACCGTCGATCGCGCCGTGAACGAAGGCAACCTCCCTCTCTCCGGCCAGTACACCCCCAAAGACTTCGTCCTCTCCCTCCAGCGCCCCAGATCCGTCATCATTCTCGTCAAGGCCGGCGCCCCCGTCGACCAGACCATCGCCGCCCTGTCCGCCTACATGGAGCCCGGCGACGCCATCATCGACGGCGGCAACGAGTGGTACGAGAACACCGAGCGCCGCATCCACGAGGCCTCCGCCAAGGGCCTCCTCTACCTCGGCATGGGAGTCTCCGGCGGCGAGGAGGGCGCCCGCCACGGCCCCAGTCTCATGCCCGGCGGGTCCCACCAGGCGTACTCCAACGTCCAGGATATTCTCCACAAGGTCGCCGCCCAGGTGGAGGACGGGCCGTGCGTGACGTACATCGGCCAAGGCGGGTCCGGTAACTTCGTCAAGATGGTCCACAACGGAATCGAGTACGGCGATATGCAGCTGATTTCCGAGGCCTACGACGTGTTGAAGAACATCGGCGGGCTTTCGAATTCGGAGCTGGCTGAAATCTTTGACGAGTGGA AGGGGGAGCTGGAGAGCTTCTTGGTTGAGATTACCGCCGATATTTTCAAGGTGAAAGACGATTTGGCCGATGGGTTTTTGGTGGATAAGTTGCTGGACAAGACGGGGATGAAGGGCACCGGGAAATGGACGGTTCAGCAGGCTGCTGAGCTTTCCGTGGCGGCCCCGACTATTGCGGCGTCGTTGGATTGTAGATACTTGAGTGGATTGAAGGAGGAGAGGGAGAGCGCCGAGGAGGCCTTGAAGCAGGCCGGGTTCAAGGAGGAGATTGGGAATGTGACTAGTGGGATTGATAAGAAGAGGTTGATTGATGATGTGAGGCAGGCTTTGTATGCTTCCAAGATTTGTAGCTATGCTCAGGGGATGAACTTGTTGAGGGCTAAGAGTATGGAGAAGGgttggaatttgaatttgggGGAATTGGCTAGGATTTGGAAGGGTGGGTGTATTATTAGGGCCGTGTTCTTGGACAGGATTAAGAATGCGTATCAGAGGAATCAGGGTTTACCTAACTTGGTTGTTGATCCCGACTTTGCTAAGGAAATGGTGCAGAGGCAAGCTGCGTGGAGGAGAGTTGTAGGGTTGGCTGTGGCCGCCGGGATTAGTACTCCGGGAATGTGTGCTAGTTTGTCGTACTTTGATACATACAGGCGTGCTAGGCTTCCGGCTAATCTTGTTCAGGCTCAAAGAGACTTGTTTGGAGCGCATACTTATGAGAGGGTTGATCGCCCTGGCTCATTTCATACAGAGTGGACTAAACTTGCTCAAAAGAGTTCGGGTGTTGGGGTTCTCAATTGA
- the LOC112177437 gene encoding uncharacterized protein LOC112177437 — protein MSWFFISVFFVFLFCSCSNSSTTDPLDVFTRDVALKTLAQHRPHTGAVYRVLLPANLSSMEVFVEGIRSRRLWNRGAEKLGCFHIPSRTKPMPHVKRLALVYQDLGNLSSQFYRLPGYSFLTSVVGFLVYDATHTSLKSAQIVGLNTMGKSILIQFPNLTSEERLNSNAKCASFAASGTVYLSDMIYPGICNTTGHGHFSIVVPVKKKPLILRYSWVVAIVLGVLAAILGCYLGMVCMRHRKRKKFQDMEEQADDDSVLENRWVRGSKMPSGGVTRTQPVSENGFQHLASPDHFI, from the coding sequence TTCATCTCGGTTTTCTTCGTCTTTCTTTTCTGCTCATGTAGCAACTCTAGCACTACTGACCCTTTAGATGTGTTTACTAGAGATGTGGCCCTGAAAACTCTTGCGCAGCACCGGCCTCACACCGGTGCTGTATACAGGGTTCTCCTCCCTGCTAACCTATCCAGCATGGAAGTGTTTGTTGAAGGGATTCGAAGCAGGAGGCTGTGGAACAGAGGTGCTGAAAAGCTCGGCTGTTTTCATATCCCATCAAGAACCAAGCCAATGCCTCATGTGAAGAGACTGGCTTTGGTGTATCAAGACTTGGGGAATCTGTCATCTCAGTTCTACCGTCTTCCAGGTTACTCATTTCTCACCTCTGTTGTTGGTTTTCTCGTTTATGATGCAACACATACAAGTTTGAAAAGTGCTCAAATTGTTGGTCTAAACACAATGGGGAAGTCGATATTGATTCAGTTCCCAAATCTGACATCGGAAGAACGGTTGAACTCCAATGCAAAATGCGCGTCATTTGCTGCCAGTGGGACGGTTTACCTCAGTGACATGATATATCCTGGTATATGTAACACCACGGGTCATGGTCATTTTTCAATTGTTGTTCCAGTGAAGAAAAAACCACTAATCCTGCGGTATTCATGGGTAGTTGCGATTGTCCTTGGAGTTCTTGCAGCTATTTTGGGGTGTTATCTTGGGATGGTGTGTATGAGACATcggaagaggaagaagtttCAAGATATGGAAGAACAGGCTGACGACGATTCAGTTCTTGAAAATAGGTGGGTTCGTGGTAGCAAAATGCCTTCTGGTGGAGTTACAAGAACTCAGCCAGTTTCTGAGAATGGTTTCCAACACCTAGCTTCACCTGATCACTTCATCTGA